TAAAATTACAGATGAATGGCTTGCTAAAATTGAACAGTTGGCGCCTTCTGAAACTACCGTAAAAAATGTATCCAAAAAGAAAATATTAGTCTTCTCTAAAGCTACAGGGTTCGACCATTGGACCATTCCACATAATGCAGAAATGCTAAAAATACTCGGCACAAAATCGGACGCTTTTGAAATACATATTGGGTATGACATTGAGAGTTTTGAAAAAAAGAACCTAAAGAAATATGATGCAATCGTTTTTAACAACTGTAATCCATCAGGACCTAAAAGGGATTTATTTTGGGATTTACTACAAATGAATTCTAATCTTTCCGATAACAAAATAACAGCACTATCAAAACAATATGAAACGAACATCATGAATTACGTTGCTAAAGGCGGTGGATTAATGATAATGCACGGTGCCATTACGGTTCAAAACAACTCTGACGAATTTAGCAAAATGACAGGGGGCAGTTTTGATTACCACCCTAAACAACAAGAAATGCACGTTAAAGAAGTGGACCCTAAACATCCATTAGTACAAGCTTTTAAAGGGAATGGACTTACACATGTAGATGAGCCTTATTTTTTCAACAATGCCTATTTTGATTATAATTTTAGACCCTTACTTTATATTGAAATAGATAAGTTAGAAGGTATGAAAAAGGAAGTAGATGAAAAAGTTAACTATGTTTCTTGGATCAAGAGACATGGTAAAGGTCGCGTTTTTTACAGCTCACCTTCTCACAATGCACAGAGCTTGGACCATCCTGAACTGCTTCAGTTTTTCTTAGATGGAATGCAGTATGTGGTTGGTGATTTAGAATGTGACGATTCTCCAATAGGAAAATAGATATCATTGAAGTAGTTTTGCTTAAACATTAGAATTTTGAAAGTAAAAC
This genomic interval from Zobellia roscoffensis contains the following:
- a CDS encoding ThuA domain-containing protein: MKKNITILFLFVSGFIFSQHIEEFKITDEWLAKIEQLAPSETTVKNVSKKKILVFSKATGFDHWTIPHNAEMLKILGTKSDAFEIHIGYDIESFEKKNLKKYDAIVFNNCNPSGPKRDLFWDLLQMNSNLSDNKITALSKQYETNIMNYVAKGGGLMIMHGAITVQNNSDEFSKMTGGSFDYHPKQQEMHVKEVDPKHPLVQAFKGNGLTHVDEPYFFNNAYFDYNFRPLLYIEIDKLEGMKKEVDEKVNYVSWIKRHGKGRVFYSSPSHNAQSLDHPELLQFFLDGMQYVVGDLECDDSPIGK